A single window of Flagellimonas maritima DNA harbors:
- a CDS encoding DUF5916 domain-containing protein, whose amino-acid sequence MLKIRFVLVAILLPIFLFAQTNTKQFTVKFINQPIKIDGILDEPIWETAESAHDFQQYFPSDSILAVEQTDIKMLYSATTLYIGIKVNTKGEDYVIPSLQRDYRAGGNDNISLLFDTFNDGTNAFLFGMNPYGVRREALISNGGGDLGGFTTSWDVKWQGESKIYDGYYICEMAIPLTSFKFKQGETKWRFNSYRFDMQSNETSTWMEIPQNQLIFGLAFMGDMIFEEPLGKSRTPLALIPYINGVSSKDFETNESVNELNFGGDAKVSIGNGMNLDITLNPDFSNVEVDNIFTNLTRFEISLPERRQFFIDNSDLFGTFGNERDSNPFFSRRIGIAEDADDETIENGIIGGVRLSGKLNEDWRLGLLNIQTEEDSDNEIPSNNNTVFALQKKMFSRSNLSFIFVNRETFKDYDFVEEEDRYNRVVGLDYNLASSDNTWVGKFFFHKSFAHDIGDRNSSGGVDLQYNSRQINFGLRGNYVGDDFRSDLGFVRRNDIIAARPFIEFNFWPKKGKINNHGFRFSPNAIWRPTLGYQNTDYTIFSSWQAQFKTQEEIGIRMFNRFTFLTDTFDPTSTDGALELPADQGYYYTSYEIGFQSDRRKIFSYALEPGYGDFYNGTRFSFEGDMSLRLQPKVTLSLDLNYDSINLPEPFPSANLWLVSPRINITFNKSVFWSTLVQYSNQRDNLGFNSRLQWRFAPLSDLFIVYNDNYFVNSFMPKNRSINLKLTYWLNI is encoded by the coding sequence AGAAAGTGCACATGATTTTCAACAATACTTTCCTTCAGACTCCATTTTGGCCGTTGAGCAGACCGATATAAAAATGCTCTATAGCGCCACTACCTTATACATAGGCATTAAAGTGAACACCAAAGGTGAGGATTATGTAATACCTTCATTGCAAAGGGATTATAGAGCTGGTGGAAATGATAACATAAGTTTACTTTTCGATACCTTCAATGATGGCACAAACGCTTTCCTCTTTGGAATGAACCCTTACGGTGTTCGTAGAGAAGCCTTAATATCCAACGGAGGGGGCGATTTGGGAGGCTTCACTACCTCATGGGATGTAAAGTGGCAGGGAGAATCAAAAATATATGATGGTTATTATATCTGTGAAATGGCCATTCCTCTAACTTCCTTTAAATTTAAACAAGGAGAGACCAAATGGCGGTTTAATAGTTATCGGTTTGATATGCAGTCGAACGAGACCAGTACCTGGATGGAAATCCCTCAAAACCAATTGATTTTTGGCCTAGCGTTCATGGGGGATATGATTTTTGAAGAACCATTGGGAAAATCAAGAACCCCTTTAGCGCTTATCCCTTACATAAATGGGGTGTCTTCAAAGGATTTTGAAACCAATGAATCTGTAAACGAACTAAACTTTGGAGGAGACGCCAAGGTTTCCATTGGTAATGGAATGAATCTGGATATAACCCTTAACCCTGATTTTTCAAACGTAGAAGTGGACAACATCTTCACCAACCTTACCCGGTTTGAGATATCATTGCCGGAAAGAAGGCAATTTTTTATTGATAACAGTGACCTTTTTGGAACATTTGGCAATGAGCGTGATTCCAACCCGTTTTTTTCAAGAAGAATTGGAATAGCCGAAGATGCAGATGACGAAACTATTGAAAATGGTATTATCGGTGGAGTTAGGCTTAGTGGAAAATTGAACGAAGACTGGCGTTTGGGACTCTTGAACATTCAAACAGAAGAAGATTCCGATAACGAGATTCCAAGCAATAACAATACGGTTTTTGCACTCCAGAAAAAAATGTTTTCAAGATCTAACCTTAGTTTCATCTTTGTGAATAGAGAAACTTTTAAGGATTACGATTTTGTAGAGGAAGAGGACAGGTACAACCGCGTTGTAGGTTTGGATTATAATCTTGCCTCTTCAGATAATACTTGGGTAGGTAAATTTTTCTTTCATAAATCCTTTGCCCATGATATCGGTGACCGCAACAGTTCAGGTGGAGTGGATTTACAGTACAACTCCAGACAAATTAATTTTGGACTGCGCGGAAATTACGTAGGTGATGACTTTAGATCGGATTTAGGCTTTGTAAGAAGAAATGATATTATCGCTGCAAGACCTTTCATCGAATTTAATTTTTGGCCAAAAAAAGGCAAAATCAACAACCATGGTTTTCGCTTTAGCCCAAACGCTATATGGAGACCAACATTGGGTTATCAAAACACCGATTATACAATTTTTAGCAGCTGGCAGGCCCAATTCAAGACACAAGAAGAGATTGGTATTAGAATGTTCAATAGGTTCACTTTTTTGACCGATACTTTTGACCCCACCAGTACAGATGGTGCCTTGGAACTTCCTGCTGATCAGGGATATTACTACACCAGTTATGAAATTGGTTTTCAAAGTGACCGTAGAAAGATTTTCTCTTATGCTCTAGAACCCGGCTATGGGGATTTTTACAATGGCACCCGATTTTCATTTGAAGGAGACATGAGTCTCAGATTACAACCCAAGGTTACACTTTCTTTAGATTTGAATTATGATAGTATAAACCTTCCTGAACCCTTTCCAAGTGCAAATCTATGGCTGGTCAGCCCAAGAATCAACATCACCTTTAATAAGTCTGTTTTCTGGTCAACATTGGTTCAATACAGTAATCAAAGGGATAATTTAGGTTTCAATTCACGTTTACAATGGCGATTTGCTCCACTTTCTGATTTGTTCATTGTTTACAACGACAATTATTTTGTAAACTCCTTTATGCCAAAAAATAGGTCGATAAACTTAAAATTGACCTATTGGCTAAATATATAG